In one window of Methanobrevibacter boviskoreani JH1 DNA:
- a CDS encoding AbrB/MazE/SpoVT family DNA-binding domain-containing protein, whose product MPIITTISSKNQTSVPSAIRKKFDLKPADKLEWIVKDDEIIIKKITPLSFEDMKGRYATEESSFNWIELKKKIERGE is encoded by the coding sequence ATGCCAATTATTACAACAATTTCAAGTAAAAATCAGACATCTGTTCCCTCAGCCATTAGGAAGAAATTCGATTTAAAACCGGCTGACAAGTTGGAATGGATTGTTAAAGATGATGAGATTATAATCAAGAAGATTACTCCCTTAAGTTTTGAGGACATGAAAGGAAGATATGCAACTGAGGAATCTTCTTTTAACTGGATTGAACTTAAGAAAAAGATTGAAAGAGGAGAATAA
- a CDS encoding sugar O-acetyltransferase, with protein sequence MDDEKWAVKGPLELHEAEWADKFARASGIIYELNNLHPSEVDKKHRLLNDLFGHIGEKTEVLLPFSCNVGSNIKIGKGSFINAGCTFLDTDSIEIGDYTLLATNVTVICADHPVSTRERILPVDDDLEDEDYSYIDDKGNFDDSIEYTFLNTKKPVKIGNRSWIGANTIILPGVTIGDNTVIGAGSIVTKDIPSNVIAVGSPARVIRKNK encoded by the coding sequence ATGGATGATGAGAAATGGGCCGTTAAAGGACCTCTTGAATTACATGAGGCAGAATGGGCTGATAAATTTGCTCGTGCATCTGGTATAATCTATGAATTAAACAATCTTCACCCCTCTGAAGTTGATAAGAAACACCGATTGTTAAATGACTTATTTGGACATATCGGTGAGAAAACAGAAGTTCTATTACCATTTAGTTGTAATGTGGGATCAAACATTAAAATAGGAAAGGGATCCTTTATCAATGCTGGCTGTACATTTTTGGATACAGATTCAATTGAAATTGGAGACTATACTCTGTTAGCTACAAATGTTACGGTTATCTGTGCTGACCATCCAGTATCTACCCGTGAGCGTATATTGCCTGTTGATGATGATTTGGAAGATGAAGACTATTCATATATTGATGATAAAGGTAACTTTGATGATTCAATAGAATATACTTTCCTCAATACTAAAAAACCAGTGAAGATAGGTAATAGGTCCTGGATTGGTGCCAATACAATTATATTGCCTGGTGTTACTATTGGTGATAATACTGTAATTGGTGCAGGTAGTATTGTAACTAAAGATATTCCATCTAATGTTATTGCAGTAGGTTCTCCTGCTCGTGTAATAAGAAAAAATAAATAA
- a CDS encoding Dam family site-specific DNA-(adenine-N6)-methyltransferase, which yields MRFIGNKTNLLEDIELFIHENIPDYENLVFCDIFSGSASVGRYFKKDYEIISNDNMYFSYVLQRATIEINKMPDFISLKKYLNKNSLNEILKYLETESLDDLQNDFEIKDEELFILNNYTPNENCERMYFIPEVGKRIDLIRILIEKWYKQEIINKDEYYYLLALLLEAVPFYSNISGVYGSYLKHWDKRVYKPFEFPKLNVLDNGKNNKSYNKDSHDLIREIKGNILYLDPPYNSRQYVPNYHVLETIARYDYPEIKGVTGMRDYSNQISKFCRKKEVYDALEDIVSNSDFNYIVMSYSTDGILTENEIEEIFKKYGNPDTFKKTKIKYRKYKSKQKQKSRDLKELLFFIELKPMDKNRPIKKLIKEKQTTLFGFENRLIPQEKTEKSRKKGTKQFLKSPFNYVGGKYKLLPQIYPNFPTNITTFVDLFGGGFNVGINIDADKIIYNDQITPLVELFQYFSDNDYEDIINYIKNRIKEFNIKKDEKEGFLEFRDYYNKNSNNPLDLYVLIAYSFNYQIRYNNSGEYNCPHGTNRSCFSKNMENRLEKFVKKIHEKNIIFYNKNFTDLNLLSVLDQNSMVYCDPPYLITTGSYNDGNRGFKNWTVKEEIDLLNLLDKLNENNIKFALSNVISQGEKLNTLLINWIKKNNYNVINIDSDYSNSNYKKKDKNKVSKEVLVINY from the coding sequence ATGAGGTTTATAGGGAACAAAACAAATTTGTTGGAAGATATTGAGTTATTTATTCATGAAAATATTCCTGATTATGAAAATTTAGTATTTTGCGATATATTTTCTGGAAGTGCTTCAGTGGGAAGGTATTTTAAAAAAGATTATGAAATTATCTCAAATGACAATATGTATTTTTCATATGTTTTACAAAGAGCTACAATTGAGATTAACAAGATGCCGGATTTCATTTCTCTTAAAAAATATTTAAATAAAAATTCTTTAAATGAAATTTTGAAATATTTAGAAACAGAATCATTAGATGATTTACAAAATGATTTTGAAATTAAGGATGAGGAATTATTTATTTTAAATAATTATACGCCTAATGAAAACTGTGAAAGGATGTATTTTATACCTGAAGTAGGTAAAAGAATAGATTTAATAAGAATTTTAATTGAAAAATGGTATAAACAAGAAATTATTAATAAAGATGAATATTATTATTTGCTTGCATTATTGTTAGAGGCAGTTCCATTTTATTCAAATATTAGTGGTGTTTATGGGTCTTATTTAAAACATTGGGATAAAAGAGTATATAAACCATTTGAATTTCCTAAACTTAATGTTTTGGATAATGGAAAAAATAATAAATCTTATAATAAAGATTCTCATGATTTAATTAGAGAAATTAAAGGGAATATATTGTATTTGGATCCTCCATATAATAGTAGGCAATATGTCCCAAATTATCATGTTTTAGAAACTATAGCACGTTATGATTATCCTGAAATAAAGGGAGTAACAGGTATGAGGGATTATTCTAACCAAATTTCCAAATTTTGTAGAAAAAAAGAGGTATATGATGCATTAGAGGATATTGTTTCTAATTCTGATTTTAATTATATTGTAATGAGTTATAGTACTGATGGTATTTTAACTGAAAATGAGATTGAAGAAATATTTAAAAAATATGGTAATCCTGATACATTTAAAAAAACTAAAATAAAATATCGAAAATATAAGAGTAAACAAAAGCAGAAAAGTAGAGATTTAAAAGAATTATTATTTTTCATAGAATTAAAACCAATGGATAAAAATAGACCTATTAAAAAATTAATAAAAGAAAAACAAACTACTTTATTTGGTTTTGAAAATCGATTAATACCTCAGGAAAAAACTGAAAAATCAAGAAAAAAAGGAACAAAACAATTCTTAAAATCTCCATTTAATTATGTTGGTGGAAAATACAAATTATTACCTCAAATTTATCCAAATTTTCCAACAAACATAACAACCTTTGTGGATTTGTTTGGTGGTGGTTTTAATGTGGGGATTAATATTGATGCAGATAAAATAATTTATAATGATCAAATAACTCCTCTTGTAGAATTATTTCAATATTTCTCGGATAATGATTATGAAGATATTATAAATTATATAAAAAATAGAATTAAAGAATTTAATATAAAAAAAGATGAAAAAGAAGGTTTTTTAGAATTTAGAGATTATTATAATAAAAATTCAAATAATCCTTTGGATTTATATGTTTTAATAGCTTATTCATTTAATTATCAAATAAGATATAATAATTCAGGAGAGTATAATTGTCCTCATGGAACTAATAGAAGTTGTTTTTCTAAAAATATGGAAAATAGATTAGAAAAATTTGTAAAAAAAATTCATGAAAAAAATATTATTTTTTATAATAAAAATTTTACGGATTTAAATTTATTAAGTGTTTTAGATCAAAATTCTATGGTTTATTGTGATCCCCCTTATTTAATAACTACTGGAAGTTATAATGATGGAAATAGAGGATTTAAAAATTGGACAGTAAAGGAGGAAATAGATCTCTTAAATCTATTAGATAAATTAAATGAAAATAATATTAAGTTTGCATTATCTAATGTAATTAGTCAAGGTGAAAAATTAAACACATTATTGATTAATTGGATTAAAAAAAATAATTATAATGTAATTAATATAGATTCTGACTATTCTAATTCAAATTATAAAAAGAAAGATAAAAATAAAGTTTCTAAAGAAGTTCTTGTAATAAATTATTAA